A section of the Streptomyces sp. NBC_01591 genome encodes:
- a CDS encoding YfjP family GTPase — protein MTAVTDEGTGRGGSPADHEDLDTDRPVRIPEAGRTPEAGRDWNDGLIARRAAVRAADPEPETTPDDDVRPPQVEAYVPSGGPLRPRLDALRELVGLSRARLDGATLAEAGRVLDEAAARQRLSSRHTVVAIAGATGSGKSTLFNSLAGAQISDTGLRRPTTAAPIACSWTDGAAGLLDRLAIPGRLRRRPQQGGADTDEALQGLVLVDLPDHDSAATEHREQVDRVLALVDAVIWVVDPEKYADAALHERYLRPLAGHAEITFVVLNQIDRLPGDAADQVLDDLRRLLDEDGMALGEHGEPGATVMSLSALTGEGVGELREVLGRFVQERTAAARRLSADVDAAAARLRPVYVAEGRPGLGELAREEFADRLAEAVGAAAAGQAAEREWRRNAGRACGTPWLRLWRWYESTRRPGGLERPAQPEPPEEQLTARQRVEQAVRTVADEAADGLPGPWAQAVREAAVHGADGLPEALDALAERVGAEHAAGGSAVVATGVAGASGVAHSGRVGGKPPRPKWWPAAVLVQASMTLLQIFGGLWLVGQIVGVLEPGFLTPALVMLAGVVGGPLVEWSCAAAARGPARRYGQEAERQLREAAAACGRARVLDPVAAELVRYREVRERYAAVTEISTTGG, from the coding sequence ATGACTGCCGTCACTGACGAGGGGACCGGCCGGGGCGGGAGTCCCGCCGACCACGAGGACCTGGACACGGACAGGCCGGTCCGGATCCCGGAGGCGGGCCGGACCCCCGAGGCGGGCCGGGACTGGAACGACGGGCTCATCGCCCGGCGGGCCGCGGTCAGGGCGGCGGACCCCGAGCCCGAGACCACCCCGGACGACGACGTACGGCCGCCCCAGGTCGAGGCGTACGTGCCCTCCGGCGGCCCGCTCCGGCCACGGCTCGACGCGCTGCGTGAGCTCGTCGGGCTGTCCAGGGCCCGGCTCGACGGGGCCACCCTCGCCGAAGCGGGGCGTGTCCTCGACGAAGCGGCGGCCCGGCAGCGGCTCTCCTCCCGGCACACCGTCGTCGCCATCGCCGGAGCCACCGGCAGCGGCAAGTCGACGCTCTTCAACTCCCTCGCGGGCGCCCAGATCTCCGACACCGGACTGCGCAGGCCGACCACCGCCGCCCCCATCGCCTGCTCCTGGACCGACGGGGCCGCCGGGCTGCTCGACCGGCTCGCCATCCCGGGACGGCTCAGGCGCCGGCCGCAGCAGGGCGGCGCGGACACCGACGAGGCCCTGCAGGGGCTCGTACTCGTCGACCTGCCCGACCACGACTCGGCGGCGACCGAACACCGGGAACAGGTCGACCGGGTGCTCGCGCTGGTCGACGCCGTGATCTGGGTCGTCGACCCGGAGAAGTACGCGGACGCGGCCTTGCACGAGCGCTATCTGCGGCCGCTCGCCGGGCACGCCGAGATCACCTTCGTCGTCCTCAACCAGATCGACCGGCTACCCGGCGACGCCGCCGACCAGGTCCTCGACGACCTGCGCCGGCTGCTCGACGAGGACGGCATGGCACTGGGCGAACACGGCGAACCCGGCGCCACCGTCATGTCCCTGTCCGCGCTCACCGGCGAGGGCGTCGGCGAACTGCGCGAGGTGCTCGGCCGGTTCGTCCAGGAGCGCACCGCGGCGGCGCGCAGGCTCTCCGCGGACGTGGACGCCGCCGCGGCCAGGCTGCGCCCGGTGTACGTGGCCGAGGGGCGGCCCGGTCTCGGCGAACTGGCCCGCGAGGAGTTCGCCGACCGGCTGGCGGAAGCCGTCGGGGCGGCCGCGGCGGGCCAGGCGGCCGAGCGCGAGTGGCGCAGGAACGCCGGACGGGCGTGCGGCACGCCGTGGCTGCGGCTGTGGCGCTGGTACGAGTCCACCCGGCGGCCCGGAGGCCTGGAGCGCCCGGCGCAGCCCGAGCCCCCCGAGGAGCAGCTCACCGCCCGGCAGCGCGTCGAGCAGGCGGTACGGACGGTGGCGGACGAGGCCGCCGACGGGTTGCCGGGCCCCTGGGCCCAGGCGGTCCGCGAGGCCGCGGTGCACGGTGCGGACGGCCTGCCGGAGGCACTCGACGCGCTGGCGGAGAGGGTCGGCGCCGAGCACGCTGCGGGTGGTTCGGCGGTGGTGGCGACGGGCGTGGCCGGGGCTTCGGGCGTGGCGCACAGCGGCCGTGTGGGCGGGAAGCCGCCGCGGCCGAAGTGGTGGCCCGCCGCGGTGCTGGTCCAGGCGTCGATGACGTTGCTGCAGATCTTCGGCGGCCTCTGGCTGGTCGGGCAGATCGTCGGCGTGCTCGAACCGGGGTTCCTCACGCCCGCCCTGGTGATGCTGGCCGGGGTCGTCGGCGGCCCCCTGGTGGAGTGGTCGTGCGCGGCCGCAGCACGTGGGCCGGCCCGGCGGTACGGGCAGGAGGCCGAGCGGCAGTTGCGCGAGGCGGCGGCGGCCTGCGGGCGGGCCCGGGTGCTCGATCCGGTGGCCGCTGAGCTCGTGCGGTACCGCGAGGTGCGGGAGAGGTACGCGGCGGTGACGGAGATTTCCACAACCGGCGGGTAG
- a CDS encoding dynamin family protein, producing the protein MDVRPQLIDALSALRDRVAAVRLPLPLPGAARARQTRSELLAQLDDYLLPRLRDPEAPLLAVIGGSTGAGKSTLVNSLVGRPVSEAGVLRPTTRTPVLVCHPDDHHWFAGVRVLPQLTRVWLPPEESGEPGRREDLDGLDGLDLDSDEEDGTSLRVETSPGLPRGLALLDAPDIDSLVVRNRMLAADLICAADVWVMVTTASRYADAVPWHLLRTAKQYDASLVTVLDRVPHQVIAEVSQQYGALLTRAGLGEVPRFTIPELPESAGGGSGLLPTTAVAPLRAWLSHRAQDPAARQQTVGRTAAGVIDSLDVRMPELAGAVAAQYAAAVRLTGVVEDAYRAEGARVRRRLHSGGVLAGDARTRWRGYPQYSTSAELLEALVESLSALLQCVVAAADEQIRTTWQREPAAGEFGFEDVGREAGGWGPAEDIRGRITMAVRRWWRVLEELAEEEVRRLERNAAPDAETVAALLAAALLGGRRTRGAGEQLAERIGAQGALRLRDKGGELLTECLDRVLNGERDRRLAPLDALDVAPEPQAELIAALSVLQKERWQR; encoded by the coding sequence TTGGACGTACGGCCTCAGCTCATCGACGCACTTTCCGCCCTGCGCGACCGTGTCGCTGCCGTGCGCCTTCCACTCCCGCTGCCGGGAGCCGCGCGCGCCCGGCAGACCCGGAGCGAGCTGCTCGCCCAGCTCGACGACTATCTGCTTCCCCGGCTCAGGGATCCCGAAGCGCCCCTGCTCGCGGTCATCGGCGGGTCGACCGGGGCGGGGAAGTCGACGCTGGTCAATTCGCTGGTGGGGCGGCCGGTCAGCGAGGCCGGGGTGCTGCGGCCGACCACCCGGACGCCCGTGCTCGTCTGCCATCCGGATGACCACCACTGGTTCGCGGGGGTGCGCGTACTGCCGCAGCTGACCCGGGTCTGGCTGCCGCCGGAGGAATCGGGGGAGCCCGGCCGGCGCGAGGACCTCGACGGGCTCGACGGACTCGACCTCGACAGCGACGAGGAGGACGGGACCTCGTTGCGGGTCGAGACCTCGCCCGGACTGCCGCGCGGGCTCGCGCTGCTCGACGCGCCCGACATCGACTCGCTCGTGGTGCGGAACCGGATGCTGGCCGCCGATCTGATCTGTGCCGCGGATGTGTGGGTGATGGTGACCACGGCCTCCCGGTACGCGGACGCGGTGCCCTGGCATCTGCTGCGTACCGCGAAGCAGTACGACGCCTCGCTCGTCACCGTCCTCGACCGGGTGCCGCACCAGGTGATCGCCGAGGTGTCGCAGCAGTACGGGGCGCTGCTCACCCGGGCGGGGCTCGGCGAGGTGCCGCGCTTCACCATCCCCGAACTGCCCGAATCGGCCGGTGGCGGCAGCGGGCTGCTGCCCACGACCGCCGTCGCCCCGCTGCGGGCCTGGCTCAGCCACCGCGCCCAGGACCCGGCGGCCCGCCAGCAGACGGTCGGGCGCACGGCGGCCGGGGTCATCGACTCGCTCGACGTACGGATGCCCGAGCTGGCCGGGGCCGTCGCGGCGCAGTACGCGGCGGCCGTGCGGCTCACCGGCGTGGTCGAGGACGCGTACCGCGCGGAGGGCGCCCGGGTCCGGCGCAGGCTGCACAGCGGCGGCGTGCTCGCCGGGGACGCCCGGACCAGATGGCGCGGATACCCGCAGTACAGCACCTCCGCGGAACTCCTCGAAGCGCTGGTCGAGAGCCTTTCCGCGCTCCTGCAGTGCGTTGTGGCCGCCGCCGACGAACAGATCCGCACGACCTGGCAACGCGAACCCGCGGCCGGGGAGTTCGGCTTCGAGGACGTCGGCCGGGAGGCCGGGGGATGGGGACCCGCCGAGGACATCCGGGGCCGGATCACCATGGCCGTACGGCGGTGGTGGCGGGTCCTGGAGGAGCTGGCCGAGGAAGAGGTGCGCCGGCTGGAACGCAATGCCGCACCCGACGCCGAGACGGTGGCGGCACTGCTGGCCGCCGCACTGCTCGGCGGCCGCCGCACCCGCGGCGCCGGGGAGCAGCTCGCCGAACGGATCGGCGCCCAGGGAGCGCTGCGGCTGCGCGACAAGGGCGGGGAACTGCTCACCGAATGCCTCGACCGGGTGCTGAACGGCGAGCGCGACCGGCGGCTCGCACCGCTCGACGCGCTCGATGTGGCCCCGGAGCCGCAGGCCGAACTGATCGCCGCGCTGTCCGTACTGCAGAAGGAGAGGTGGCAGCGATGA
- the ettA gene encoding energy-dependent translational throttle protein EttA has protein sequence MAEFIYTMRKTRKAHGDKVILDDVTLNFLPGAKIGVVGPNGAGKSTVLKIMAGLEQPSNGDAFLSPGFSVGILMQEPHLDETKTVLENVQDGAAEIMGKLKRFNEVAELMATDYSDALMEEMGKLQEDLDHANAWDLDAQLEQAMDALGCPPGDWPVVNLSGGEKRRVALCKLLIEAPDLLLLDEPTNHLDAESVNWLEQHLSKYAGCVIAVTHDRYFLNNVAEWILELDRGRAIAYEGNYSTYLDKKATRLKVEGRKDEKRAKRLKEELEWVRSNAKGRQTKSKARLARYEEMAAEADKMRKLDFEEIQIPPGPRLGSIVVEVENLSKAFGDKVLIDDLSFTLPRNGIVGVIGPNGAGKTTLFKMIQGLETPDSGSVKIGDTVKISYVDQSRANIDPKKTLWAVVSDELDYINVGQVEMPSRAYVSAFGFKGPDQQKPAGVLSGGERNRLNLALTLKEGGNLLLLDEPTNDLDVETLSSLENALLEFPGAAVVISHDRWFLDRVATHILAYEGDSRWYWFEGNFESYEKNKVERLGADAARPHRATYKKLTRG, from the coding sequence TTGGCTGAGTTCATCTACACCATGCGCAAGACGCGCAAGGCGCACGGCGACAAGGTGATTCTTGATGATGTCACCCTGAACTTCCTGCCCGGTGCGAAGATCGGTGTCGTGGGGCCCAACGGTGCCGGTAAGTCCACGGTGCTGAAGATCATGGCGGGCCTGGAGCAGCCCTCCAACGGTGACGCGTTCCTGTCGCCCGGTTTCAGTGTCGGCATCCTCATGCAGGAGCCGCACCTCGACGAGACCAAGACCGTCCTGGAGAACGTCCAGGACGGCGCCGCCGAGATCATGGGCAAGCTCAAGCGCTTCAACGAGGTCGCCGAGCTCATGGCGACCGACTACTCCGACGCGCTCATGGAAGAGATGGGCAAGCTCCAGGAGGACCTGGACCACGCCAACGCGTGGGACCTGGACGCCCAGCTGGAGCAGGCCATGGACGCCCTGGGCTGCCCGCCCGGCGACTGGCCCGTCGTCAACCTCTCCGGTGGCGAGAAGCGCCGCGTCGCGCTCTGCAAGCTGCTGATCGAGGCCCCGGACCTGCTGCTCCTCGACGAGCCCACCAACCACCTCGACGCCGAGTCGGTCAACTGGCTGGAGCAGCACCTCTCGAAGTACGCGGGCTGCGTCATCGCCGTCACGCACGACCGGTACTTCCTGAACAACGTCGCCGAGTGGATCCTCGAACTCGACCGCGGCCGCGCCATCGCCTACGAGGGCAACTACTCCACGTACCTCGACAAGAAGGCCACCCGCCTCAAGGTCGAGGGCCGCAAGGACGAGAAGCGCGCCAAGCGGCTCAAGGAAGAGCTGGAGTGGGTCCGCTCCAACGCCAAGGGCCGGCAGACCAAGTCCAAGGCCCGTCTCGCCCGTTACGAGGAGATGGCGGCCGAGGCGGACAAGATGCGGAAGCTGGACTTCGAGGAGATCCAGATCCCGCCGGGCCCGCGACTCGGTTCCATCGTCGTCGAGGTCGAGAACCTCTCGAAGGCCTTCGGCGACAAGGTCCTCATCGACGACCTGTCGTTCACGCTGCCGCGCAACGGCATCGTCGGCGTCATCGGTCCGAACGGCGCGGGCAAGACCACGCTGTTCAAGATGATCCAGGGCCTGGAGACCCCGGACAGCGGCTCCGTCAAGATCGGCGACACGGTCAAGATCTCCTACGTCGACCAGTCCCGCGCCAACATCGACCCGAAGAAGACCCTCTGGGCCGTCGTGTCGGACGAGCTGGACTACATCAACGTCGGCCAGGTCGAGATGCCCTCGCGGGCGTACGTCTCCGCGTTCGGCTTCAAGGGCCCGGACCAGCAGAAGCCGGCCGGTGTCCTCTCCGGTGGTGAGCGCAACCGCCTCAACCTGGCGCTGACGCTCAAGGAGGGCGGCAACCTGCTGCTCCTCGACGAGCCCACCAACGACCTCGACGTCGAGACCCTGTCCTCGCTGGAGAACGCCCTCCTGGAGTTCCCGGGTGCCGCTGTGGTCATCTCCCACGACCGCTGGTTCCTGGACCGCGTCGCCACGCACATCCTGGCGTACGAGGGCGACTCCAGGTGGTACTGGTTCGAGGGCAACTTCGAGTCGTACGAGAAGAACAAGGTCGAGCGTCTCGGCGCGGACGCGGCCCGCCCGCACCGTGCCACGTACAAGAAGCTCACGCGAGGCTGA
- a CDS encoding FG-GAP repeat protein — MASRALGTTVVLAITVATAVITFPTAQASTPSRATSSASASASQAVPAPTPRRDDFNGDGYPDLAFTAPGATVDGKAKAGYVGVVYGSKNGLQTSTKQVFTQDSPGIPDSAEAGDAFGSSMVSADLDKDGYGDLVVGAGDEKIGTFDSAGSLTVIWGGEKGLSGGATLLTGDHLYDGVGSKAAVGDFDGDGAQDVATLGVGDTHVLSGPFKRDGSAAAPVRKIRDMDDLRYMDITAGDFDGDGRDDLAGVVHDGDEYDARRILVRKGGATGLAEDYTVVNGANGYRLQAGETITAGQVNGDKYADLVVGRPVDGYDSDTDLPLAKGGMITYVPGGASGPQGDRAKVFNQDSAGVPGAAERGDGFGGAVSIGDMNGDGYGDIAVGVPNEDLGTTKDAGSVLVLPGTASGPTGTGTLGFNQDTADVPGAAEAADRFGGAARLVDANHDGRSELAAGAPGENADAGSLWVFPTTAAGVTAKGSFTFGHGTLGTVGTNAALGSSFNR, encoded by the coding sequence GTGGCATCCCGCGCCCTAGGAACCACAGTGGTCCTCGCCATCACCGTGGCGACTGCCGTGATCACCTTCCCCACCGCCCAGGCATCGACGCCCTCCCGCGCCACGTCCTCGGCGTCGGCGTCCGCGAGTCAGGCCGTTCCCGCACCGACCCCGCGACGCGACGACTTCAACGGGGACGGCTACCCGGACCTGGCCTTCACCGCGCCCGGAGCCACCGTCGACGGCAAGGCCAAGGCCGGATACGTGGGTGTGGTGTACGGCTCCAAGAACGGGCTGCAGACCTCCACCAAGCAGGTCTTCACCCAGGACTCGCCCGGAATACCGGACTCCGCCGAGGCCGGCGACGCGTTCGGCAGCTCGATGGTCTCCGCCGACCTCGACAAGGACGGATACGGCGACCTCGTGGTCGGCGCGGGCGACGAGAAGATCGGCACGTTCGATTCCGCCGGTTCGCTCACCGTCATATGGGGCGGTGAGAAGGGACTGTCCGGCGGCGCGACCCTCCTGACGGGCGATCACCTGTACGACGGGGTCGGCTCCAAGGCCGCCGTCGGCGACTTCGACGGCGACGGCGCCCAGGACGTCGCCACCCTCGGAGTGGGCGACACCCACGTCCTGTCCGGCCCGTTCAAGCGCGACGGCAGCGCGGCGGCCCCCGTCCGGAAGATCCGCGACATGGACGATCTGCGCTACATGGACATCACCGCGGGCGACTTCGACGGCGACGGCCGCGACGACCTGGCCGGTGTCGTCCACGACGGCGACGAGTACGACGCCCGCCGCATCCTCGTCCGCAAGGGCGGCGCCACCGGCCTCGCCGAGGACTACACCGTCGTCAACGGGGCCAACGGCTACCGCCTCCAGGCCGGCGAGACCATCACGGCCGGCCAGGTCAACGGCGACAAGTACGCCGACCTCGTCGTGGGCCGCCCGGTCGACGGCTACGACAGCGACACGGACCTCCCGCTCGCCAAGGGAGGCATGATCACCTACGTACCGGGCGGCGCGAGTGGCCCGCAGGGCGACCGGGCCAAGGTCTTCAACCAGGACAGCGCCGGTGTCCCGGGCGCCGCCGAACGGGGCGACGGCTTCGGCGGAGCGGTCTCGATCGGCGACATGAACGGCGACGGCTACGGCGACATCGCCGTCGGCGTCCCCAACGAGGACCTCGGCACGACGAAGGACGCGGGCTCGGTCCTGGTCCTCCCCGGCACCGCGTCCGGCCCGACCGGGACCGGCACGCTGGGCTTCAACCAGGACACGGCGGACGTTCCCGGAGCGGCCGAGGCCGCCGACCGGTTCGGCGGCGCCGCCAGGCTGGTCGACGCCAACCACGACGGCCGCAGCGAACTGGCCGCCGGCGCCCCCGGCGAGAACGCGGACGCGGGCTCCCTGTGGGTCTTCCCGACCACGGCGGCCGGCGTGACGGCCAAGGGCTCGTTCACCTTCGGCCACGGAACGCTGGGCACCGTGGGAACGAACGCGGCGCTGGGATCGTCCTTCAACCGCTGA
- a CDS encoding L-rhamnose mutarotase — protein sequence MQRVCFLLTVRKGRIDEYRERHAAVWPDMLAALRAAGWHNYSLFLREDGLLVGCLETPDFDAAREAMAATEVNERWQRDMAEFFEQPEAADEASVPLTEVFHLA from the coding sequence ATGCAGCGCGTCTGTTTTCTGCTGACCGTACGCAAGGGCCGTATCGACGAGTACCGCGAGCGCCACGCCGCGGTCTGGCCGGACATGCTCGCCGCGCTCCGTGCGGCCGGCTGGCACAACTACTCGCTCTTCCTGCGGGAGGACGGTCTGCTCGTCGGCTGTCTGGAGACACCGGACTTCGACGCGGCACGCGAGGCGATGGCCGCGACCGAGGTCAACGAGCGGTGGCAGCGCGACATGGCGGAGTTCTTCGAGCAACCCGAGGCGGCCGACGAGGCGTCGGTCCCGCTCACCGAGGTCTTCCACCTCGCGTGA
- a CDS encoding single-stranded DNA-binding protein: protein MNDTLVTLVGNAATGVEFRETATGGMARFRFAVTPRRWDREKQLWTDGHTSFYTVWAWRTLALNLSGSVSVGEPLVVHGRLKVREEEREGQRRTFVDIEAVAVGHDLTRGTAAFRRVLRGEPALTAPVGSVDRTDGPDGAGGSAGPEGAAGPGVPGGSGEATRSGSRRSTGRQKAGQELASVP from the coding sequence ATGAACGACACCTTGGTGACATTGGTGGGCAACGCGGCGACGGGCGTGGAGTTCCGGGAGACCGCGACCGGCGGAATGGCGCGATTCCGGTTCGCGGTGACGCCGCGCCGCTGGGACCGCGAGAAACAGCTCTGGACGGACGGGCACACCAGCTTTTACACCGTGTGGGCCTGGCGGACTCTGGCATTGAATCTGTCCGGTTCCGTTTCCGTCGGGGAACCACTCGTCGTGCACGGCAGGCTGAAGGTGCGCGAGGAGGAACGGGAGGGGCAGCGCCGGACGTTCGTGGACATCGAGGCGGTCGCGGTGGGCCACGATCTGACGCGGGGGACCGCCGCGTTCCGGCGGGTGCTGAGGGGTGAGCCCGCACTGACGGCGCCGGTGGGGAGCGTGGACAGGACGGACGGACCGGACGGGGCGGGCGGATCGGCTGGACCTGAAGGGGCCGCCGGACCGGGAGTCCCCGGTGGGTCCGGGGAGGCGACCCGTTCCGGGAGCAGGCGGTCGACAGGGCGTCAGAAAGCCGGACAGGAACTCGCGTCGGTGCCGTGA
- a CDS encoding Cys-Gln thioester bond-forming surface protein — protein sequence MFSASSATASSSLEATANSPRRRGIARLAASVVASGLVMAGAFVGAGSAVADEAPQHQGGAAAVLDGLKTFDRAVLHADGKNQELPAGLFEMTVDGGGKLKTYCIDIHNPTQDQAKYLETPWNQTSLGSNKNAGKIRWILEHSYPQVDDLAALAKEAGTGPLTEKTAAAGTQVAIWRYSDDVDIEATDSQAEKLADWLENSAVDQAEPKASLALDPAAVSGKSGERLGPVTVRTNAGQVSVTPPADAASGVKVTDKAGKPVTAAANGAELYFDVPEGAADGTASLTVQATTSVPVGRAFAGVTKSQTMILAGSSETTVSATATGTWAKKGAIPAVSAKKNCAKGGVDVTAANTGDEAFTFELAGVKHTIEAGKSETVTVPVAEDQAYDFTITGPGGFTKTFKGVLDCKTSGSNAGGTDTQTGGDKTPATSGGSSTTGGSGDLAETGGSSATPVIAGVAIALVVVGGGAVFLLRKRKTQTSAQ from the coding sequence GTGTTTTCTGCTTCTTCAGCGACCGCTTCGTCGTCCTTGGAGGCGACTGCCAATTCTCCACGGCGGCGCGGCATAGCCCGGCTGGCCGCATCGGTGGTGGCATCCGGTCTGGTCATGGCAGGCGCCTTCGTCGGCGCGGGCAGCGCGGTCGCCGACGAGGCGCCGCAGCATCAGGGCGGCGCGGCCGCGGTGCTGGACGGGTTGAAGACCTTCGACCGCGCCGTGCTGCACGCGGACGGCAAGAACCAGGAGCTGCCCGCCGGCCTCTTCGAGATGACCGTCGACGGCGGCGGCAAGCTCAAGACGTACTGCATCGACATCCACAACCCCACCCAGGACCAGGCGAAGTACCTGGAGACCCCCTGGAACCAGACCTCGCTCGGCAGCAACAAGAACGCCGGCAAGATCCGCTGGATCCTGGAGCACTCCTACCCGCAGGTCGACGACCTCGCGGCGCTCGCCAAGGAGGCCGGCACCGGCCCGCTCACCGAGAAGACCGCGGCGGCGGGCACCCAGGTCGCCATCTGGCGCTACTCCGACGACGTCGACATCGAGGCCACCGACAGCCAGGCCGAGAAGCTCGCCGACTGGCTGGAGAACAGCGCCGTCGACCAGGCCGAGCCCAAGGCGTCCCTCGCCCTGGACCCGGCCGCGGTCTCCGGCAAGTCCGGTGAGCGGCTCGGCCCGGTCACCGTCCGTACCAACGCCGGCCAGGTCTCCGTGACCCCGCCCGCCGACGCCGCCAGCGGCGTCAAGGTCACCGACAAGGCGGGCAAGCCCGTCACGGCCGCGGCCAACGGCGCCGAGCTCTACTTCGACGTGCCGGAGGGCGCCGCCGACGGCACCGCCTCGCTGACGGTCCAGGCCACCACCTCGGTGCCGGTCGGCCGGGCCTTCGCCGGTGTGACCAAGAGTCAGACCATGATCCTGGCCGGCTCCAGCGAGACCACGGTCTCCGCGACCGCCACCGGGACCTGGGCCAAGAAGGGCGCGATCCCGGCCGTCTCGGCGAAGAAGAACTGCGCCAAGGGCGGCGTGGACGTCACCGCCGCCAACACGGGCGACGAGGCCTTCACCTTCGAGCTGGCCGGTGTGAAGCACACCATCGAGGCGGGCAAGTCCGAGACGGTCACCGTCCCGGTCGCCGAGGACCAGGCGTACGACTTCACGATCACCGGCCCCGGTGGCTTCACGAAGACGTTCAAGGGCGTGCTGGACTGCAAGACCAGCGGCAGCAACGCGGGCGGCACCGACACCCAGACCGGCGGGGACAAGACCCCGGCCACGTCCGGCGGCAGCAGCACGACCGGCGGCTCCGGTGACCTCGCCGAGACCGGTGGCTCCAGCGCCACCCCGGTCATCGCGGGCGTCGCGATCGCCCTCGTCGTCGTCGGCGGCGGCGCGGTCTTCCTCCTCCGCAAGCGGAAGACACAGACCTCCGCACAGTGA
- a CDS encoding anthrone oxygenase family protein: MSSSLSSSFLALAVITTGLYAGFMLTFLIAIMPGIAALPDERFTAAMRRFNEKVPGPAFLVLFLGVIAFPAVVVLGGDGGTDRVLAVAALVCAVVGHLITIAGNIPLNKALAESEGGDDSAARAAFESPWNRLHRVRTVLSLAAFALLAVVGAEF; this comes from the coding sequence ATGTCGTCCTCCCTGTCCTCGTCGTTCCTGGCGCTCGCCGTGATCACGACGGGTCTCTACGCCGGATTCATGCTGACGTTCCTGATCGCGATCATGCCCGGCATCGCGGCACTGCCCGACGAGCGGTTCACGGCCGCCATGCGCCGCTTCAACGAAAAGGTGCCGGGACCGGCCTTCCTGGTCCTCTTCCTCGGTGTGATCGCCTTCCCGGCCGTCGTGGTCCTCGGCGGCGACGGCGGCACGGACCGGGTGCTCGCCGTCGCGGCACTGGTCTGCGCGGTCGTCGGCCACCTGATCACGATCGCCGGCAACATCCCGCTGAACAAGGCGCTCGCGGAATCCGAGGGCGGCGACGACAGCGCGGCCCGCGCGGCGTTCGAGTCCCCCTGGAACAGGCTCCACCGGGTCCGGACGGTCCTGTCCCTCGCCGCGTTCGCCCTGCTGGCCGTGGTCGGGGCGGAGTTCTGA